A window from Chryseobacterium vaccae encodes these proteins:
- a CDS encoding rhomboid family intramembrane serine protease, with amino-acid sequence MFKNVVSKRAVLYPLLMLSAMWFGYFLQMQGFFQSCFGAIIPLLPEGLLGIITSPFLHGNIDHIIGNSIPIAVLMFLLYQFYPQVANKVFITGWLATGLLVWLLPPIDILTGEYMYTCTIGASGVVYVLAFFLFFSGVFKWNMKLLTISMLVVLYYGSLVWGMFPEELFYNLQEPSRISWQAHLSGAVVGSIIAFAFKKVGEKKKKFIWEFPNYYNEKDDKLWQEYKENHPEDFMELPYKKRDDIWDHLDELRRK; translated from the coding sequence ATGTTTAAAAACGTTGTTTCCAAAAGAGCTGTTCTCTATCCTTTGCTGATGCTGTCAGCCATGTGGTTCGGCTATTTCCTCCAGATGCAGGGCTTTTTCCAAAGCTGTTTCGGAGCTATTATTCCTCTGCTGCCTGAAGGATTGCTGGGAATAATCACCTCACCCTTTTTACACGGAAATATAGATCATATTATAGGAAATTCTATTCCGATTGCTGTCCTGATGTTTCTTTTATACCAGTTTTACCCTCAGGTAGCTAATAAAGTTTTCATTACCGGATGGCTTGCTACAGGGCTTCTGGTCTGGCTGCTTCCTCCTATTGATATTCTCACAGGTGAATATATGTATACCTGTACCATAGGAGCCAGCGGAGTGGTGTATGTATTGGCTTTCTTCCTGTTTTTCAGCGGAGTATTCAAATGGAATATGAAATTGCTTACCATATCCATGCTGGTCGTATTATACTATGGCAGTCTTGTGTGGGGTATGTTTCCTGAAGAGTTGTTCTACAACCTTCAGGAGCCGAGCAGGATTTCATGGCAGGCCCATCTCTCCGGAGCTGTGGTAGGAAGTATTATTGCATTTGCTTTTAAAAAAGTAGGCGAGAAAAAAAAGAAGTTTATTTGGGAGTTTCCTAATTATTACAATGAAAAAGACGACAAGTTATGGCAGGAATATAAAGAAAATCACCCGGAGGACTTCATGGAGCTTCCCTATAAAAAAAGAGACGATATCTGGGATCATCTGGATGAATTAAGGAGAAAATAA